In Saprospiraceae bacterium, a genomic segment contains:
- the gldL gene encoding gliding motility protein GldL: MAIYKQNWFKYAKNLLIGVGASVVMLGALYKIMSWEGGDAMITAGLVTEAILFFILGVIPPDKDYYWDKLYPGLGDANAKINPLIEGPVKGGRPANGEVVESQLSGMLTELQGMSKSLGSLKALQEVDFSKTGDQMKAMSNFYTRMTEAMSELNASIEDTKNVHTQVSALNKNLTNLNSVYGNILSAYKTVGN; encoded by the coding sequence ATGGCTATTTACAAGCAAAACTGGTTTAAATACGCGAAAAACCTCTTGATCGGAGTTGGAGCCTCTGTCGTAATGCTCGGGGCCCTTTATAAGATCATGTCCTGGGAAGGTGGTGATGCGATGATCACTGCGGGTCTAGTAACAGAAGCGATTCTATTCTTTATTTTAGGTGTTATTCCACCAGATAAAGATTATTACTGGGATAAACTTTATCCGGGATTAGGTGATGCAAACGCAAAAATCAATCCATTGATCGAGGGACCTGTAAAAGGTGGCCGTCCTGCAAATGGTGAGGTGGTAGAATCTCAACTTTCAGGAATGTTGACTGAATTACAAGGTATGTCCAAGAGCTTAGGTTCATTAAAAGCACTTCAGGAAGTTGACTTCAGTAAGACTGGTGATCAAATGAAAGCCATGAGCAATTTTTATACTCGTATGACGGAAGCTATGTCTGAGTTGAATGCTTCTATTGAAGATACCAAAAACGTTCATACCCAGGTTTCTGCCTTGAATAAAAATTTGACAAATTTGAATTCTGTTTACGGAAATATTTTGTCTGCCTACAAAACTGTAGGTAACTAA
- a CDS encoding type IX secretion system membrane protein PorP/SprF, with the protein MLASLKYRAVVFGILMVLTAYCGAQQLSLQGFSYKDPYKLIPAFGGLEGTIVGSATFRNQWQGLNGHPQTFDVRLHLPLYWIRSGAGLAMGKDETGLSQQIYLQPSFNRVFHFNKILWSFAVQLQYAYHSFDGRLVQTPDGDYTGGRVEHRDPLLDNSKSSFQMLDAGFSLALEYSGIKFGCAATSLFESGKAAFPVLYKNRRHYVIYTSYQGMVGSFKYFPSLSVYTDLNKTQTEIFLGGAYNGNIFGGIHLRGYHDESLESMGISFGFELSSKWSVAYLHEFYLGKIPVSAVQRSQEFGLFYNFGKAIGQGRKPPVLKSPRYLD; encoded by the coding sequence ATGTTAGCATCACTTAAGTATAGGGCGGTAGTTTTCGGAATTCTCATGGTTTTGACGGCATATTGTGGTGCTCAGCAGCTCTCATTGCAGGGCTTTTCGTATAAAGACCCCTATAAATTAATACCTGCTTTTGGAGGTTTGGAAGGTACCATTGTTGGTTCTGCAACATTTCGCAACCAATGGCAAGGCCTGAACGGACATCCACAAACATTTGATGTCCGCTTGCACCTGCCATTATATTGGATTCGCTCCGGAGCCGGATTGGCTATGGGAAAAGATGAGACCGGATTGAGCCAACAAATCTATTTACAACCCAGCTTTAACAGGGTTTTTCATTTTAATAAGATCTTATGGAGCTTTGCTGTTCAATTGCAATATGCCTACCACAGTTTTGATGGCAGATTGGTTCAAACACCCGATGGAGATTATACCGGAGGCCGGGTAGAGCACCGGGATCCCTTACTTGACAATAGCAAATCGAGTTTTCAAATGTTGGATGCAGGGTTTTCTTTGGCCCTGGAGTATTCGGGCATTAAATTTGGCTGTGCCGCTACCAGCCTGTTTGAATCAGGAAAAGCAGCATTTCCTGTGCTTTATAAGAACAGGAGACATTATGTTATATATACAAGCTATCAGGGGATGGTGGGATCCTTCAAATATTTTCCATCATTATCCGTTTATACTGACCTTAATAAGACCCAAACAGAAATATTTTTAGGAGGAGCATATAATGGCAACATTTTTGGAGGGATACATTTAAGGGGTTATCATGATGAATCACTTGAATCGATGGGAATTTCTTTTGGTTTTGAGCTGAGTTCAAAATGGTCTGTCGCCTATTTGCATGAATTTTATTTGGGAAAAATTCCGGTAAGTGCGGTTCAAAGGAGTCAGGAATTTGGCCTCTTTTATAATTTTGGCAAAGCTATTGGACAGGGGAGGAAACCACCGGTATTGAAAAGCCCAAGATATCTGGATTGA
- a CDS encoding thioredoxin domain-containing protein — protein sequence MNKLIDSHSPYLQQHATNPVHWQSWSSSIIEQAQNQHKAILVSIGYSTCHWCHVMAHESFEDHLTAEIMNEHFINVKIDREERPDLDHYFMNAIQAMGISGGWPLNCFLTEDGKPFFGGTYFPPEPKYGRPSWNQILLSVAQAYREKSREILDQADHLVGHLNAINVFPGDINAESNPIDPESLLKQLMSSADQTEGGFGTAPKFPHIQAIQLLMQLYYYKGYEAAPQHVIKSLQSLNAGGIFDQLQGGYCRYSVDGSWNVPHFEKMLYDHAQICEAGFQAYKLSADPFLKEQAERSLVFFENQMRDPLGYFYAAMDADSEGEEGKSYVWQQSELNDVLASEGIAFFELFQLSPLDHVHPHKKVLRLRLDKLNSATFLEEFIKLDKLRIQLLNKRNERSKPSIDKKGIIAWNAMLVGTYAEAYRHTLKEDYKLNAISLLESLLKYGFHSEGHLCRYIFDGKPQAYGFLEDYSFLGKALMEVYQISFEDRYLLLLKNLFAQTLKLFSTPNSVLLKMSSEVHGDFVHEAIEWTESTYPNANVIICQLARYLYQVTGDVIYCDFYTPILKALRPAIAKYPLATASWATILLQEEFGNPLLKANSSIEILEKLNIGYIPGVFLQQDLSLHGKYVLCMQQVCFPPMDKKDSLETKFKDYWTQC from the coding sequence ATGAATAAGCTGATCGATTCCCACAGTCCGTATTTGCAGCAACATGCCACAAATCCCGTTCATTGGCAAAGCTGGAGCTCGAGCATCATCGAACAAGCTCAAAATCAGCATAAAGCAATATTAGTAAGTATTGGATATTCTACCTGCCATTGGTGTCACGTTATGGCTCACGAATCATTTGAAGACCATCTGACCGCTGAAATCATGAATGAGCATTTTATCAACGTGAAGATTGACCGGGAGGAAAGGCCAGATCTTGACCATTATTTTATGAATGCCATTCAAGCCATGGGAATTTCGGGAGGCTGGCCCTTAAATTGTTTTCTAACTGAAGATGGCAAGCCATTTTTTGGAGGAACTTATTTTCCGCCGGAGCCCAAATATGGCAGACCTTCGTGGAACCAGATCCTGTTGTCGGTTGCTCAAGCATACCGGGAGAAATCAAGAGAAATTCTTGATCAAGCAGACCATTTAGTGGGGCATCTAAATGCCATCAATGTGTTCCCTGGAGATATCAATGCGGAAAGCAATCCAATAGATCCGGAATCTCTCCTAAAACAATTGATGTCTTCGGCAGACCAGACAGAAGGCGGATTTGGAACTGCACCTAAATTTCCCCATATTCAGGCTATTCAGCTCCTGATGCAGCTCTATTATTACAAAGGTTACGAAGCTGCTCCACAACATGTTATTAAAAGTTTACAAAGTTTAAACGCCGGTGGTATTTTTGATCAATTGCAAGGCGGCTATTGCAGGTATTCAGTAGATGGTTCCTGGAATGTTCCCCATTTTGAAAAAATGCTCTACGATCATGCACAAATTTGTGAAGCCGGATTTCAGGCATATAAATTAAGTGCAGACCCATTTTTGAAAGAGCAAGCCGAACGATCGTTAGTTTTTTTTGAAAACCAGATGCGGGATCCCCTGGGTTACTTTTATGCAGCCATGGATGCTGATTCTGAAGGCGAAGAGGGTAAATCCTACGTGTGGCAGCAAAGCGAATTAAATGACGTGTTAGCTTCAGAAGGAATAGCCTTCTTTGAACTTTTTCAACTCAGTCCTTTAGATCATGTGCATCCCCATAAAAAGGTATTGCGTTTGCGTTTGGATAAACTTAATTCTGCAACTTTTTTGGAAGAATTTATAAAACTTGACAAACTTAGGATCCAATTATTAAATAAAAGAAATGAACGGTCAAAACCATCCATAGACAAGAAAGGAATCATTGCATGGAATGCCATGTTGGTCGGAACTTATGCAGAAGCCTATCGACATACGCTGAAGGAAGACTATAAACTCAACGCGATTTCCCTGTTGGAATCACTGTTAAAATATGGTTTTCATAGTGAGGGACATCTGTGTCGATATATTTTCGATGGCAAACCTCAGGCTTATGGATTTCTGGAAGATTATAGTTTTTTAGGAAAGGCTTTAATGGAGGTCTATCAAATTAGTTTTGAAGATAGATATTTATTATTATTGAAAAACCTCTTTGCACAAACGCTGAAGCTATTTAGTACACCAAACTCCGTTTTATTAAAAATGTCGTCTGAAGTTCATGGAGATTTTGTTCACGAAGCCATAGAATGGACGGAATCGACCTACCCTAATGCCAATGTCATAATTTGTCAGCTTGCGCGTTATCTTTATCAGGTGACAGGTGATGTAATATATTGTGACTTTTATACGCCAATTCTAAAGGCGCTTCGGCCGGCAATAGCTAAATACCCTCTTGCCACTGCATCCTGGGCAACTATACTGTTACAGGAAGAATTTGGGAATCCACTTTTGAAAGCCAATTCGAGTATTGAAATATTAGAAAAACTTAATATTGGGTACATCCCGGGCGTATTTTTGCAGCAGGATTTGAGTCTCCATGGAAAATATGTCCTTTGCATGCAACAGGTTTGTTTTCCTCCTATGGATAAAAAAGATTCTTTGGAAACTAAGTTTAAAGACTATTGGACACAATGTTAG
- a CDS encoding MBL fold metallo-hydrolase, producing the protein MILTFLGTGTSQGIPVIACKCSVCKSADAKDKRLRTSALLQWPQTNFLIDIGPDFRQQALRSEIENLQAVLLTHEHADHTAGLDDIRPVNFKVGRIPFYGEARVLEDLKKRFHYVFEPHLYPGLPEIDLIELKANTQINIAGKMVEILRIWHGQLGIVGFKIGGLVYITDASRINDEQIKSMANCKVLVINALRKEEHHSHLNLSQAVRYINQINPDICYITHLSHQMGCHHFIERELPVHIKLAYDGLRININDE; encoded by the coding sequence TTGATACTCACATTTTTAGGCACTGGCACTTCTCAAGGTATTCCCGTTATAGCTTGTAAGTGTTCCGTTTGTAAATCGGCAGATGCAAAAGATAAAAGGTTGCGAACTTCAGCTTTGCTTCAATGGCCGCAAACAAATTTCCTCATCGATATTGGTCCGGACTTCAGGCAACAAGCCTTGAGATCTGAGATCGAAAATTTACAAGCGGTTTTATTGACGCATGAACACGCCGATCACACGGCTGGATTGGACGACATTAGACCTGTCAATTTTAAAGTGGGCCGAATTCCTTTTTATGGAGAAGCACGCGTTTTGGAAGATCTGAAAAAGAGATTCCATTATGTATTTGAGCCACATTTATACCCTGGTTTGCCAGAAATAGATTTAATTGAACTCAAAGCCAATACACAGATAAATATAGCAGGAAAGATGGTAGAGATATTGAGAATTTGGCACGGACAATTGGGAATTGTTGGTTTTAAGATCGGAGGACTTGTTTATATAACCGATGCAAGCCGGATCAATGATGAACAAATCAAAAGTATGGCAAATTGTAAAGTATTAGTTATAAATGCCTTGCGCAAAGAAGAACATCACAGCCACTTAAATCTGTCACAGGCCGTCAGATATATAAATCAAATCAATCCCGATATCTGTTATATCACGCATTTGAGTCATCAAATGGGCTGCCATCATTTTATAGAAAGAGAATTGCCTGTTCATATAAAATTAGCATACGATGGACTGCGTATAAATATTAATGATGAATAA
- a CDS encoding PorT family protein, whose amino-acid sequence MKKIWFSIICLIYLSAQALVAQRFEGSLKIAGTLSQIDGDDIYGFHKPGYEIGGFVSARLSKTTALETGISYNLRGSHYSKNDLLRVAISLQYIDIPVLFVLRDWLNETGEDEYYQMEFFGGLSLGRLVGSSSLSGVDRDFKKTDVSYILGASYFWSKNWGGSAKYTRSFTSLYEYSKNGGFIQMTSYYLSLGLKYKFN is encoded by the coding sequence ATGAAAAAAATCTGGTTTTCCATTATTTGTCTTATTTACCTTTCAGCACAAGCGCTTGTTGCACAACGGTTTGAAGGGAGTCTTAAAATTGCAGGTACATTGTCGCAAATTGATGGAGACGATATATACGGATTCCACAAACCCGGATATGAAATTGGTGGATTTGTATCGGCAAGGTTATCCAAAACCACAGCTTTGGAAACCGGGATTTCATATAATCTTAGAGGCAGTCACTATAGTAAAAATGATCTATTGAGAGTAGCGATTTCATTGCAGTATATAGATATTCCGGTACTTTTCGTCTTGAGGGACTGGCTGAATGAAACGGGCGAGGATGAATATTATCAAATGGAATTTTTTGGTGGATTGTCTTTAGGACGATTAGTAGGCAGCAGTAGTCTGAGCGGGGTGGATCGCGATTTTAAGAAAACTGATGTGAGTTACATTTTGGGAGCTTCTTATTTCTGGTCAAAGAACTGGGGCGGAAGTGCAAAATATACGCGATCGTTTACTTCGCTTTATGAATACAGTAAAAATGGAGGATTTATCCAGATGACCAGTTATTATTTATCTTTGGGGCTTAAATATAAATTCAATTAA
- a CDS encoding metal ABC transporter permease encodes MSEHLIYFFQSELGLRTLIIAVLVGAMCGMLGCFIVLRNMAMIGDALSHAILPGIVVAFIFVGYSNLGFFAGSVLAGLIAAFLITWLQQKLRVKNDAAIGIIFTFMFSLGVIGISWLSGKEGVHLDLKDFLFGNLLSVSVDDLKLTIVLFFVVTGILILFYRHLFVTTFQAVLSATLGIKASVIHYLLMLLLSLVVVASLRSVGVILVVSMLITPASAALMLANRLHIVLIWAAVLGSFSAICGLVLSIACDFPVGPSMAVMTTIIYAFIALLAPRKGFIPRYNARRNLHKRIIIEDILKRTLQSGNTDITPEALSQITGHSSRNLKTWFKKLVRLGLYTEMDDHFILTDLGRTRAIQLVRAHRLWETFLVEELGLATDQIHEDAEHAEHYLSDEDLHKLDEQLGYPETDPHGSPIPKV; translated from the coding sequence ATTTCTGAACATCTCATTTATTTTTTTCAATCAGAGTTAGGACTTAGGACTTTGATTATTGCGGTATTGGTAGGTGCCATGTGTGGAATGTTAGGATGTTTTATAGTCTTAAGAAATATGGCAATGATTGGCGACGCACTTTCTCATGCGATCCTACCGGGAATCGTAGTTGCCTTTATTTTTGTGGGCTACTCTAATTTAGGTTTTTTTGCCGGATCAGTGCTTGCAGGATTGATTGCAGCTTTTTTAATAACCTGGCTCCAACAAAAACTTCGCGTCAAAAATGATGCAGCCATTGGCATCATCTTTACATTCATGTTTAGTTTGGGTGTAATCGGAATTTCCTGGCTCAGTGGCAAAGAAGGTGTTCATTTGGACCTTAAAGATTTTTTATTTGGTAATCTATTATCTGTTTCAGTAGATGATTTAAAATTGACGATTGTATTATTTTTTGTGGTAACAGGAATCCTTATTCTTTTCTACCGTCATTTATTTGTCACCACTTTTCAAGCTGTATTATCAGCTACATTGGGAATAAAAGCGAGTGTCATCCACTATTTACTCATGCTTTTATTGAGTTTGGTTGTTGTAGCTTCCTTGCGAAGTGTAGGTGTCATTTTGGTAGTTTCGATGTTGATCACACCTGCATCAGCAGCTTTGATGCTGGCGAATAGATTACATATTGTTTTAATTTGGGCTGCTGTGCTGGGTTCGTTTTCAGCTATTTGCGGCTTGGTCTTATCCATCGCTTGTGATTTTCCGGTGGGTCCATCAATGGCGGTTATGACGACGATCATTTATGCTTTCATTGCTTTGTTAGCTCCAAGGAAAGGATTTATTCCCAGGTACAACGCAAGACGAAATCTTCATAAGCGAATTATTATCGAAGATATTTTAAAGCGAACTTTGCAATCCGGAAATACCGACATCACTCCGGAAGCTTTGTCACAAATAACCGGACATTCATCCAGAAATTTAAAAACCTGGTTCAAGAAACTGGTAAGACTAGGACTTTATACGGAAATGGATGATCATTTTATCCTTACTGATCTTGGAAGAACTCGAGCAATTCAACTGGTCCGGGCTCATCGTTTGTGGGAAACATTTTTAGTGGAAGAACTCGGACTCGCAACAGATCAGATTCATGAAGATGCAGAACATGCCGAACATTATTTGAGTGACGAGGACCTTCACAAACTGGACGAACAATTGGGTTATCCAGAAACGGATCCACATGGTTCTCCCATCCCTAAAGTTTAA
- a CDS encoding tetratricopeptide repeat protein translates to MKEKSNIELHEAYLNGSLRTEELNNFKSRLKSDPGFKKEFVQFLLSQSSWSNTKLDQDRDLIKQVYAELQPISYQKPDTKYLLKRFWSDHQKSIAIAASFLLLLSICTVYLWNPPISNEQMFAQFMVEPVSMERASVVEKQFFEKSSQFYYQDQPLIDSLVAQLNKSSEFGIPVYYLAHAYFKTKQYEKALDYFERCLGKLDYINQVPQLQGSDIDIRFNTLLTKFILKKDKAVLLQEINSIEKSIEPTHPLMPKLEKIKKEIQ, encoded by the coding sequence ATGAAAGAAAAATCCAACATAGAACTACATGAAGCCTACCTCAACGGAAGTCTAAGGACCGAGGAATTAAATAATTTTAAATCCAGACTTAAAAGTGACCCCGGCTTTAAAAAGGAATTTGTTCAATTTTTATTAAGCCAGTCAAGTTGGTCAAACACAAAATTGGACCAGGACAGGGACTTGATCAAGCAAGTCTATGCAGAATTACAACCCATTTCATATCAGAAACCGGATACCAAATACCTCCTCAAAAGATTCTGGTCTGACCATCAAAAGTCAATTGCCATTGCAGCCAGCTTCTTATTATTACTCTCCATTTGTACCGTGTATTTATGGAATCCTCCGATTTCTAACGAACAAATGTTTGCTCAATTCATGGTAGAACCCGTCAGCATGGAGCGTGCCTCAGTTGTAGAAAAGCAGTTTTTTGAAAAATCGTCACAGTTCTACTATCAGGATCAGCCATTGATTGACAGCCTGGTAGCTCAGTTAAACAAGAGTTCAGAATTTGGAATTCCCGTTTATTATCTGGCCCATGCCTATTTCAAAACCAAGCAATATGAAAAAGCCCTGGATTACTTTGAAAGATGCCTTGGCAAGCTTGACTACATCAATCAGGTACCACAATTACAGGGATCAGATATAGACATCCGCTTTAATACCTTGCTTACAAAATTTATACTTAAAAAAGACAAAGCTGTGTTACTCCAAGAAATCAATTCTATTGAAAAATCCATTGAGCCCACGCACCCACTCATGCCAAAATTGGAAAAGATCAAAAAAGAAATTCAATAA
- a CDS encoding CHAT domain-containing protein, producing MKSQILFDTSSVKLCDELYKLGSKYLFIYGDWARNYFLASIKLESSHTNKTTTILGVRALANIGYSYSLEGEHINAIKYYDSVIAYKSIYPIFPLVFVHIRLGESYTILGEWNQAHQNFLNAEHTFLNAISNSQAFDPEFVLRTKKQIYDLYIQWANSCLIQNRYDEAIIYCQNGFKLVRNVSNPEDTLFRVAGLYLTMGNAYLEFALSKQKSNYSSHCILLDSAMISYKKASEYYFGANDYSTYISSLNNVATILYIGNRFSEAKSAYLRAINLNKNAEGIYNPEQLKYSYLNIGSSYYRLNALDSANYYYTLLLRSLNGDTTIVFPPIQQLKSNYEFNLLFLGSFGRLKLAMSSKKIGSDILSQASYDSLAKLLNHMRGNLINDLSKVKLAQKSRLWIPDAVIDMASLYYQNGNPEFKDKVFHFIEHSKAFSLLEASRLNNAGALLTEHLQKLQNEISKLQLDAINNKDLEAEISSKQHDFFDRLQKEAPAYFALKYQGIRNHPKQVQDSILEADQTMLEYFIHDSLLLILAIQKDTFLLDTVHIAKRELFNRVSEFRAHMNPVDSTGRISDAKQSSFCKQSFELYQLLVGRIKNRIRLNQRLVIIPDGSLNDLSFDALLCQWEPDQLHIPDLVKNEQFLVQQHAISYCFSASLLEEMKKGDDKPSLNSSLALFAPDFHKSSALLPYMNYQKEEIHKIQMQIPSSHLVKLSSKENFIRVTKTHAFMHIATHGFESPDPDQSFIAFNQTSIQPDTSQFLYLKELYHIPMRQELLTLTACETALGPLQEGEGNISLARGFAYAGVKAMITTLWKIQTNGASKIIPEFYRHYLVNGKPKDVALSESKRAYLKAGKAVYPDEWAGLILIGNAAEFAPKPKVFPYLWILFGTAMIITFIYFLKRKKSWFA from the coding sequence TTGAAATCACAAATTTTATTTGACACTAGCAGTGTAAAACTTTGTGATGAATTATATAAATTAGGTTCAAAATATTTATTTATCTATGGAGATTGGGCTAGGAATTATTTTCTAGCATCTATAAAATTGGAGTCAAGTCATACCAACAAAACTACCACTATTTTGGGAGTCAGGGCACTTGCTAATATAGGATACTCCTATTCGCTTGAAGGTGAACATATAAATGCAATAAAATATTATGATTCTGTAATAGCTTATAAAAGTATATATCCTATTTTTCCATTGGTATTTGTACATATTCGGTTAGGAGAAAGTTATACAATACTAGGAGAATGGAATCAGGCACATCAGAATTTCTTAAATGCTGAGCATACTTTTTTAAATGCCATATCCAATTCTCAGGCATTTGACCCTGAATTTGTGTTAAGAACTAAAAAGCAAATTTACGATTTGTATATTCAATGGGCTAACAGTTGCCTAATACAAAATAGATATGATGAAGCTATAATATACTGTCAAAATGGATTCAAACTTGTAAGAAACGTTTCTAATCCTGAAGATACCTTGTTCCGGGTTGCCGGCCTTTATTTGACTATGGGAAATGCTTATTTGGAATTTGCCTTGTCTAAACAGAAGTCTAATTATTCATCGCATTGTATTCTATTGGATTCAGCAATGATTTCTTATAAGAAGGCAAGTGAATATTATTTTGGTGCGAACGATTATAGTACTTATATCAGCTCGTTAAATAATGTAGCAACAATTTTGTATATAGGCAATAGATTTAGTGAGGCTAAATCTGCATATTTAAGAGCAATTAATTTAAATAAGAATGCTGAAGGAATTTATAATCCTGAGCAGTTGAAATATTCTTACTTAAATATTGGGTCATCTTACTATCGGTTGAATGCACTTGATAGTGCGAATTATTATTATACATTGCTACTTAGGAGTTTAAATGGGGATACTACTATAGTATTTCCTCCTATTCAACAATTGAAAAGTAATTACGAGTTTAATCTTTTGTTTTTGGGAAGTTTTGGCCGTCTAAAACTTGCGATGAGTTCAAAAAAGATTGGATCAGATATTTTATCCCAAGCATCTTATGACAGCCTTGCGAAATTATTGAATCACATGAGAGGAAATCTAATTAATGATTTATCTAAAGTTAAACTTGCTCAAAAATCTCGTCTCTGGATCCCTGATGCAGTTATTGATATGGCTAGCTTATATTATCAAAATGGTAATCCTGAATTCAAGGACAAAGTCTTTCACTTTATCGAACACAGCAAAGCCTTCTCTCTATTGGAAGCCTCAAGATTGAACAATGCCGGGGCATTGCTAACTGAGCATTTGCAGAAGCTTCAGAATGAAATCTCCAAATTGCAATTGGATGCAATCAATAATAAGGATTTGGAAGCTGAAATTTCATCGAAACAACATGATTTCTTCGATCGGCTCCAAAAAGAAGCACCCGCTTATTTTGCATTAAAATATCAGGGCATTCGCAATCATCCAAAACAAGTGCAGGACTCAATATTGGAAGCCGATCAAACGATGCTTGAGTATTTTATTCATGATTCTTTGCTCCTCATTTTGGCCATTCAAAAAGATACATTTTTACTGGACACTGTACATATCGCGAAACGCGAATTGTTCAACCGGGTTTCTGAATTCAGAGCTCATATGAATCCGGTAGATAGTACAGGAAGAATTTCAGATGCCAAACAAAGCTCGTTTTGTAAACAATCCTTTGAGCTTTACCAACTACTGGTTGGGAGGATTAAAAATCGCATCCGATTGAATCAACGCCTGGTCATTATTCCGGATGGTTCCCTGAATGACCTTTCGTTCGATGCTTTGTTGTGTCAATGGGAACCTGATCAGCTTCACATTCCGGATCTCGTTAAAAATGAACAATTTCTCGTTCAGCAGCATGCCATTAGTTATTGCTTTTCTGCGAGTCTGCTGGAGGAAATGAAAAAAGGTGACGATAAGCCTTCTTTGAATTCGAGTTTGGCCTTGTTTGCTCCTGATTTTCATAAATCTTCAGCATTACTTCCATATATGAATTATCAAAAGGAAGAGATTCATAAAATTCAAATGCAAATCCCTTCATCTCATCTCGTAAAACTTAGTTCTAAGGAAAATTTTATCCGGGTTACGAAAACCCACGCATTTATGCACATTGCTACACATGGTTTCGAATCTCCAGATCCCGATCAAAGTTTTATAGCTTTTAATCAAACATCCATTCAGCCGGATACTTCTCAATTTCTTTATTTAAAAGAATTATACCACATACCGATGCGGCAGGAATTATTGACTTTAACTGCTTGCGAAACGGCTTTAGGTCCGCTTCAAGAAGGGGAGGGAAACATCAGCCTCGCCAGAGGTTTTGCCTATGCAGGTGTCAAAGCAATGATTACCACTTTGTGGAAAATCCAAACCAATGGGGCTTCTAAAATTATCCCTGAATTTTATCGGCATTATCTGGTAAATGGGAAACCAAAGGATGTGGCCTTGTCTGAAAGCAAAAGAGCCTATCTCAAAGCCGGGAAAGCAGTTTATCCCGACGAATGGGCAGGTTTGATTCTCATTGGAAATGCAGCAGAATTTGCCCCAAAACCAAAAGTGTTTCCATACCTATGGATACTCTTTGGAACTGCAATGATCATAACATTCATTTACTTTTTGAAAAGGAAGAAATCTTGGTTTGCGTGA